The genomic stretch CCCGGGAAACCTTCCTGTCGAGCGGCGTCATATTTCACTTTGACCGCCAGATCGACACCGGCTCGCTCTCGGCGGAGTCGGCGTCGATCGTGCGTATCGACGAAAACGGCGACGCGGTCGAGGAGGTTCCGGTGCTCGTGCAGGGCGCGGGGCCGAACGTCATTCTTCGTCCCCTGTCGCGGCTTCGCCCGGCTTCCCGTTTTCGCGCGGCTGTCACCGATCAGGTGAAGGACGAATTCGGCCGCCGTCCGCTTCTGGACGGCGGGCGCGTTTCGCTCGAGTTCACGACGCGCGCCGAGCGCGTGCAGCAAGGGCGGGATTTGAGCGTTCGCTCCGTGTATCCGCCTCCCGGCGGAGATCTGTTCGATTGGGCGACATTTCGGGTGTACTTTTCCGAGCCGATCGAGCCGGCCCGCGCGATTTATGGCGAAAACGTCATGCTTCGCGCCCTCGGCGACGATTCGCCCGTTCCCGCGCAAATGCACGTCGTGGGAACGCAGATCGTCATCGACCCGGAATCGGATCTCGTGCCCGGACGCAGCTACGAGCTCGTGATCGGCGCCACCCTGCAAGACGCGGGCGGCGAAACGATGGCCGAGGACGCAACGTATGCGTGGGTCGTCAGCGATACGGCGCCGCGCGCCACACTGGCCGTGGAGCTTTGCCCGACGCTCGGCGATCGCTCCGGTTGTCCGCCGCTCATCTCCGCGTCGAAGCTCGAACGCTCGATTTATACAGACGAGGGTCAAAACACGATGATCCTCGATTCGACCCTTCTAGGCCGAGAGTCCGTACCGATGTCCGGGCGCCTTGTCGTGGAACTCGCGAACACGGCGATCGACAAGGATTCGATCCCGATTCTGATCCGCAAGGGCCAGAAGATGTACGGCGAGAAGATCGAGGCGATGCTCGGCGGCGAGATCTCCACGGGTCTGAAAACGCGCGACATCACGGCGACGACGCTCACCGACGCCTATGGCTTCATGCAAAGCTCCGCCGCGCAGGGTGGCGCCGCCGACGGCGAGGTCGCCGTCCAGGTGATGCTCGACGTGGCGATCAACACGGGCGATTCCGCTTCGAACGCCCAGATGGCGCAGAACATCATGGGGCTGACGCTGACCGGGCGCGCCATCGTGATTGGCGACGAGCTCGTGATGGACACGGCCGGATTCGGCGAGCTGAACATTCTCGGCGAGAACATGGGCGTCACGATCTCGCTTGGGCTTCGCCCGCCTGCGACGTCCGCGCTTGGGGCCGTCGCCGACTCTACGGGACCGCTTCTCATGTCGGTGTCGCCGGGCAGCGCGTCGAATCTCGCGCGGCTCGGCGATCCGGTCGTGCTGGCCTTCAATGAGCCCGTGCATCCGCAGGAGGCCGTGAGTTCGATTCATCTCGCAGACGCGAACGGCGATCCGGTGAGTGCGAACGCGGCCGTGGACGGCGGCAAGGTGACGCTGAAGCCGCGTTGGCCGATGGACCCGGACAGCGAATACGTTGTGCGCGTCGAAGGGCGCCTGCCGGACGTCACGGGCAACCCCATGGGCGTCGAGCGCGTCGTCCGTTTCCGGACGGGCGCACCCGAGGTCAGCCTTAGCCCGCCGCTGCTCGGCGCGACGGACCCGGGCGTGAACACGCAAGAGGCCTTCCCGGCGCATCTGCCGATTCAGGTCTATTTCACGCAGCTCATGGATCCGACGACGATCGTCCTTGGCGACACCGTTCGCGTGACCGACGACGATTCGGGCGAAGACGTTCGCGGCTGGCTTCGCAAACGGTGGACGGGCTTTCAGTTTTTCCCGAACGAGCCCTTCGAAGGGGGGCGCACGTACCGCCTCACGATCACCGATGACATCACGAATATCGCGGGCATCGCGCTCGATCTGAATCGCGATCGATTCCCGGGCGGCGGGGCGGGACAGCCGGAGCGATCCTTCCGGTTCACGGCCGCGCCCGCGGACGAAACCGTGCCGGTGACGTTCGCGCTCGTGCCGTTCGCCGATCGCGACGGCTCGGGATTTCTCGAGGGCACGGAGACGCCGACCGACGACAATCTCTTCGCCATCGAGCTTGGCGGCCTGCTCGACCCAAGCTACGTCTCCGGTTACATGATCGCGCACATTGGGGCTCTCGGCTTCGTCAATGACGAGCCGGTCATGCCCATCGCGCTTTCGGACGGCATTGTCCTGTACGCCACCGGGACTTCGATCGACTTTTCGAAGATTTCCCAAAAGGCCGACCTCGGCCCGTTTGACACCGGTCGGCTCACGATCGAGGCCGACGGCGCCGGCACCGCGAATGTGGTGGAGGCGCCGGGCGGCGGCGCGGCGCGGATGCTCATCGAAATGTCGACGCTGATTTCCGCGGAGGGCTCGTTCATCGACGGGCTGCTCGCGGACCGGCTCGCATTTTCCGCGATCGGCGACCTGTCGTTCGACGCGAGCGGCCCGATGGTCGCGAACATCACGGGCACGACGTCGATCGATATCACGATCCCCATCGTGAACATCACCCTGCCGGTGCCGACGTCGATCAATCTCCGCGCCCAGAGCGTGTCGCCGTAGGACGTCAGCCGCCGATCGTCGATGGGTCGATGCGCACGGAGTTCGAAGCCGCGACGCCCGCGTCTTCCACATAAACCGCGTACTCTCCCGGCGGAAGATCCGGAAGCTCGACGCGCAGCCGCGAAGCGGTGAAGAGCGTCGATTCGGCGGTTGTCTTATTCGCGCCGCTTTCGAACACCACGGTCGCGGGGTCGGCCAACGCGGCGAATTCGCCGTAAAGATCAAGCTGCGCGCTCGCGTCATCCGAGAGGTATACGACCGAGCCGCGAACGAGCGCGGCCAGCTCCGGCGGCACGGCGCCGGGCGCCAGCACAAGGGCGATGTCGAAATCCTGCCCGGCGCGGCGCGGATCGATGCGGACGAAAGCGCTCCAGCCATCAACGGTCGATGCGTACAGCGTTCTTCGTGTTCCCGTCTGAAATTCGACCGAAAAACCGCCGTTCGCGTCGGAGGTAATTTCGTATTGTCCTTCCGCGCCGGTTCCCGATCCGGTGTAGTTCGGCTCGATGCCCGAATCTTCAAACGCGTTCGACATGCGCCTCAACTGGCCGAAAACCTGCGCCCAGGCGGTCGTTTCGATTTCGACCGTTCGTGGACCCGCCACAAGATCGAGCGTCGCCGTACCCGAATACGCGACGTCGGGGCCATCGGGCGGAAGGCGTTTGTCGAAAATATCGACGGCAAATTGGCGTTCGGGTCCCGCGGGAACAACCAGATCGATTTCCACCGGCTCGACGTCCGGATGGCCGAGCAGCGAAGCGCTTGCGATCACGGGATCCATGGCCTCGGCCGTCACCGTGACGACAACCGCGGACAGGTTCTCGGCGATGTCGGCGGGCGCGGCCAGCGCGACGCGGACCGAAGACGCGGGGAGCGGCGAGGCGTCCGGATCGTCCACGACGCACGCGGCGGCGACGGCGGCGAGCAAGGCGGCGGCGATGGCGAGGGCGACCCGCGTCATTTCTCTTCGTCCTTTTCGCCTTTGTCGGGCTTCAGGATGCGCCGGCCCTGCCCAAGATCGATGATCACATGCACGTTGGCGTCGTCGAGAATCTCGCCGGGGTGGCGGTATCGTACCGAATCCGGCGTCGTGTCCTCCGGCAGCACGATATCCGGCCGTTCAAAGTCGCGTTCGGTCCGCGCGTAGGCGTCAAATTCGGCGGCGTCGTCTCCGAGGCGCGAAGCGGCCCCGCCGCCGAAGCCGTAAGAGGCGATCGGCAAGTCTCGCAACGGGTCGTCCCCAAGCCTCGCCGATGTGCCCGGGCGCATATCGGCGGCGGGGGATTCGTCGACGTGCGTCGCGGCGAGCAGCTCCGCCGCGAATGGAGGCGGCGCCGTGCGCGGGATCGAGGGAAGATGGTCTTGCTCGACGACGCACCACTCGCCCGGCGCGACGGTGAAACGCACGTTGGATCGCGACGCGTGCTCAACGTCC from bacterium encodes the following:
- a CDS encoding Ig-like domain-containing protein, with the translated sequence MNARRLTAFLAALFAVAAFAGCEIESRTPLPEPESAAEFRVMATVPPDGARETFLSSGVIFHFDRQIDTGSLSAESASIVRIDENGDAVEEVPVLVQGAGPNVILRPLSRLRPASRFRAAVTDQVKDEFGRRPLLDGGRVSLEFTTRAERVQQGRDLSVRSVYPPPGGDLFDWATFRVYFSEPIEPARAIYGENVMLRALGDDSPVPAQMHVVGTQIVIDPESDLVPGRSYELVIGATLQDAGGETMAEDATYAWVVSDTAPRATLAVELCPTLGDRSGCPPLISASKLERSIYTDEGQNTMILDSTLLGRESVPMSGRLVVELANTAIDKDSIPILIRKGQKMYGEKIEAMLGGEISTGLKTRDITATTLTDAYGFMQSSAAQGGAADGEVAVQVMLDVAINTGDSASNAQMAQNIMGLTLTGRAIVIGDELVMDTAGFGELNILGENMGVTISLGLRPPATSALGAVADSTGPLLMSVSPGSASNLARLGDPVVLAFNEPVHPQEAVSSIHLADANGDPVSANAAVDGGKVTLKPRWPMDPDSEYVVRVEGRLPDVTGNPMGVERVVRFRTGAPEVSLSPPLLGATDPGVNTQEAFPAHLPIQVYFTQLMDPTTIVLGDTVRVTDDDSGEDVRGWLRKRWTGFQFFPNEPFEGGRTYRLTITDDITNIAGIALDLNRDRFPGGGAGQPERSFRFTAAPADETVPVTFALVPFADRDGSGFLEGTETPTDDNLFAIELGGLLDPSYVSGYMIAHIGALGFVNDEPVMPIALSDGIVLYATGTSIDFSKISQKADLGPFDTGRLTIEADGAGTANVVEAPGGGAARMLIEMSTLISAEGSFIDGLLADRLAFSAIGDLSFDASGPMVANITGTTSIDITIPIVNITLPVPTSINLRAQSVSP